Genomic segment of Terriglobales bacterium:
TCCGAAGATCAAGCGCGAGATCCGCCTGGCTGCCGAGGAGGAAGAACGCGCCTTCTACGAACACCGTGCCCCCAACGAGTGGCTGGAGGCGCTGGCGCCGCTGGGTACGGACTGGCACAAGGAGTTCCTCGAGGCTGCGCCCTATCTCATCGTGGTGTTCCGCGAGGACTATGGCCTTGAAACCGGGCCCGGCGGCGCAGAGATCCACCGCAAGCACTATTACGTGATGGAATCGGTCGGACTGGCTTGCGGGTTCCTGCTGGCCGCGTTGCACATCGCCGGACTGGCAACGCTCACGCACACGCCCAGCCCCATGGGCTTCCTCAGCCGCATCCTCGAGCGCCCGAAGAACGAAAAGCCGTACCTACTGATCCCGGTCGGCTATCCGGCAAAGGACGCGAAAGTACCGGACATCACGAAGAAGCCGCTGGAACAGGTGATGGAGGTAGTAGGCGAAATCGCCCCCGAGTAAGAATCCGCAGCTAGAGCGACGTGGACTTCTCCGCCGTCAACTTCCTGATCTGGCTTACGAAGTCTGCCAGCGGCATGTCCTCGGTCTTCTCTT
This window contains:
- a CDS encoding nitroreductase family protein, giving the protein MSPAQPKFIPLEYQRPTLEEQRARLATFAATIERRRSVREFSPDPVPFELIEGAIRVAAGAPSGANQQPWRFVVVSDPKIKREIRLAAEEEERAFYEHRAPNEWLEALAPLGTDWHKEFLEAAPYLIVVFREDYGLETGPGGAEIHRKHYYVMESVGLACGFLLAALHIAGLATLTHTPSPMGFLSRILERPKNEKPYLLIPVGYPAKDAKVPDITKKPLEQVMEVVGEIAPE